CTCCGCCTTCGGCCGGACGGGCGAGGTGATCAATCAGTACATGCAGAAGGGGCGTCCGATCTTTGTCGAAGGCCGACTCAAGTTCGACTCCTGGGAAGACCGCCAGGGCGGCGGCAAGCGGAGCAAGCTCAGCGTCGTCGTCGACAACTTCCAATTCATCGGCGGCCGCGACGACGGCGGGGGCGGCGGTGGAGGAGGTGGCGGCGGCAACTACAACCGCGGCCGCAGCAACCAAGGCCCCTCCGACGACTACGGCAACGACCGCTCCGCACCACCCCAGCGACGCGAAGCCCCACAACGCCAACAAGCCCAAGCGAACGAACCCTTCGACGACGGCGAACAGTTCGGCGAAGACGACATTCCGTTCTAACCAGTAGGGTGGGCCCCGGCCCACC
The Planctomycetota bacterium DNA segment above includes these coding regions:
- the ssb gene encoding single-stranded DNA-binding protein, whose product is MASFNKVLLMGNLTRDPQLKYLPSQTAVCEFGIAASRKFRTQGGEDREEVCFVDCSAFGRTGEVINQYMQKGRPIFVEGRLKFDSWEDRQGGGKRSKLSVVVDNFQFIGGRDDGGGGGGGGGGGNYNRGRSNQGPSDDYGNDRSAPPQRREAPQRQQAQANEPFDDGEQFGEDDIPF